From the genome of Zalophus californianus isolate mZalCal1 chromosome 6, mZalCal1.pri.v2, whole genome shotgun sequence, one region includes:
- the LOC113909323 gene encoding LOW QUALITY PROTEIN: calcium-binding mitochondrial carrier protein SCaMC-1-like (The sequence of the model RefSeq protein was modified relative to this genomic sequence to represent the inferred CDS: deleted 1 base in 1 codon): MLRWLRGFVLPAVASQEDEKYVYSDPLRYKILFQDLDRDGNGLVDIVELQEGLKNWGSSFGLNSENDIFKAGDTNEDSRLDSGEFLQYLKDHEKKMRLAFNSLDKNNDGSCLKSRRMRLIGGFEQMLKEGGIRSLWRGNGVNVFRIAPETALKIGAHEQVLKTRLALGKTGKYSGFIDCGKKLLKQEGVRTFFKGYIPNLLGILPYAGIDFAVYELLKNYWLEHHVAESIDSGIIILLGCSTLSHMCAQIATFPLTLIRTRMQVQALEEKGTTTSMIHLIQEIFNNKGKRGFFRGLTPNIMKVLPAVGISCVVYEIVGQHLGLI, from the exons ATGCTGCGCTGGCTCCGGGGCTTCGTGCTGCCCGCGGTGGCCAGCCAGGAAGACGAAAaatatgtctattcagatcctctgc GCTACAAGATCCTCTTCCAAGACCTGGACCGCGACGGGAACGGGTTGGTGGACATCGTGGAGCTCCAGGAGGGGCTGAAAAACTGGGGCTCCTCATTTGGTCTGAACTCCgagaatgacatttttaaagctgGAGATACCAATGAGGATTCAAGATTGGACTCTGGAGAATTTTTGCAGTACCTTAAAGACCACGAGAAAAAAATGAGGCTGGCATTTAATAGTCTGGACAAAAATAATGATGGTTCAT GTTTAAAGTCAAGGAGAATGAGGTTGATTGGTGGATTTGAGCAGATGTTAAAAGAAGGAGGAATTCGTTCTCTTTGGCGGGGAAATGGTGTAAATGTTTTTAGAATTGCACCTGAGACAGCTCTCAAGATTGGGGCTCATGAACAGGTTCTAAAGACCAGACTGGCTCTAGGTAAAACTGGAAAGTATTCAGGGTTCATTGATTGTGGCAAGAAGCTTCTGAAACAAGAAGGTGTTAGAACCTTTTTCAAAGGTTATATTCCTAACTTGCTAGGTATTCTACCTTATGCAGGCATAGATTTTGCTGTTTATGAGCTGTTGAAGAATTATTGGCTAGAACATCACGTGGCAGAGTCTATAGACTCTGGGATAATAATTTTGCTGGGATGTAGTACATTGTCTCACATGTGTGCTCAGATAGCCACATTCCCTCTGACCCTTATCAGAACTCGCATGCAGGTTCAAGCactggaagaaaaaggaacaacaacCTCTATGATTCATCTCATTCAAGAGATATTtaacaacaaaggaaaaaggggaTTTTTCAGGGGTCTCACCCCAAACATCATGAAGGTGCTTCCCGCAGTAGGCATCAGCTGTGTAGTTTATGAAATAGTGGGACAACATTTGGGAttaatttaa